The sequence below is a genomic window from Thalassoroseus pseudoceratinae.
TACCACGGTCTCGAGACTTTCTGATGAACTGTCAGCGTCTCGAAACCCGGTTTGACGAGTTGAATTTCATGGGTGCCGTAGTAATAAAAATCCATTGAGTACGGTGTGTAACCACGCTCGGTGCCGTCGATCAACACCAACGCGCCGGGCGGATCACTCCGGATTGTGAGCCGACGATGGACACACCCCGTCTGCCAAAAACAAAGGAATGTCAACAGACACAACCCGGCCCACCGCGATCCGATTGCGAATCGTGACGGTTCCGCGTGCTGGGAATTTTCTCGTGCAACGCGTGCCATAGTCGACGGCACCTGTGAGGTAATCGGAATTGGATTGGGAAACCGGGGCAAACCGGTGGCATTCGACGAGTCAGAGATGAGAGCGCGGGATTCTAGCCATCATTGCGAATCTCGCCAAGACCAAACTGAGACAACTATTCTACACCAAAATCAGAACGGTGATTTCAATAAGTTTCCGCGTTTCGGCTGGCATTTCCCGTCGTTCAACCTCGCCAACTTCCGAAACCGCCCCACAGAGTAAACTCATGGCGGGTCCCCATATCGAAGCTCATGAGGTTAAATGATCCCTTGATGGGACGCTCGAATCCCAAACTCTACCGTTTCATTCAGTAACGACGATGACTTAGAATACAATTTTGATAGAACTCCTCCGAGATCGGCGCTCCTTCTGACCAAGCTAACTCGGCATGCAACATGGACGAAAAATCCAGTACGCCTCTTTGAGCGATGTCGGTTTCCGACGTCGACTTAATCAGGATACGTTTGCGGTCCAAATTGCGTCCGATGCCAAACGGTGGCAGGAGTTTGGTCATCTTTTCTTGGTGGCTGACGGCATGGGCGGACACGCCGTCGGGGAATTGGCCAGCAAAATTGCGGCTGAAA
It includes:
- a CDS encoding PEGA domain-containing protein, whose amino-acid sequence is MARVARENSQHAEPSRFAIGSRWAGLCLLTFLCFWQTGCVHRRLTIRSDPPGALVLIDGTERGYTPYSMDFYYYGTHEIQLVKPGFETLTVHQKVSRPWYQYLPIEFFADNLWPHQTTNRNEFFYQMQPQVQVPLEDLGNRANGLRLESQIGP